A single genomic interval of Carassius auratus strain Wakin unplaced genomic scaffold, ASM336829v1 scaf_tig00216989, whole genome shotgun sequence harbors:
- the LOC113099653 gene encoding uncharacterized protein LOC113099653 isoform X1 produces MVLTVQGSHWSGLCLSWGGRCRQKIHMRRRGRSSVHLMYTVSLNPLSWLSLPDVSVRLPTEASPLLSAAEQFALDEMFDCFICSITPVLIFNGDTLEAKAR; encoded by the exons ATGGTGCTGACTGTCCAG GGGTCCCACTGGAGTGGTTTGTGTCTCTCATGGGGAGGAAGATGTCGGCAGAAGATCCATATGAGAAGACGAGGCAGATCTTCAGTGCATTTGATGTACACT GTAAGCTTAAACCCTCTGTCCTGGCTTTCTCTGCCTGATGTATCTGTCAGACTGCCAACAGAGGCAAGTCCTCTCCTATCTGCGGCTGAACAGTTTGCGCTGGATGAGATGTTTGACTGTTTCATCTGCTCCATCACCCCCGTCCTCATCTTCAATGGGGACACGCTGGAAGCTAAAGCGCGCTGA
- the LOC113099653 gene encoding EF-hand calcium-binding domain-containing protein 11-like isoform X3 → MPRGKMELSKTDILMENGADCPGVPLEWFVSLMGRKMSAEDPYEKTRQIFSAFDVHCHAFLKLDDFKSIFKRVAPHLLERTVLEGFW, encoded by the exons ATGCCGAGAGGGAAAATGGAGTTG TCAAAGACGGATATCTTGATGGAGAATGGTGCTGACTGTCCAG GGGTCCCACTGGAGTGGTTTGTGTCTCTCATGGGGAGGAAGATGTCGGCAGAAGATCCATATGAGAAGACGAGGCAGATCTTCAGTGCATTTGATGTACACT GTCATGCCTTCTTGAAGCTGGATGACTTCAAAAGCATTTTCAAGCGAGTTGCCCCTCATCTGCTGGAGAGGACTGTGTTAGAGGGTTTCTGGTAA
- the LOC113099653 gene encoding uncharacterized protein LOC113099653 isoform X2, protein MGFKEGSHWSGLCLSWGGRCRQKIHMRRRGRSSVHLMYTVSLNPLSWLSLPDVSVRLPTEASPLLSAAEQFALDEMFDCFICSITPVLIFNGDTLEAKAR, encoded by the exons ATGGGTTTTAAAGAG GGGTCCCACTGGAGTGGTTTGTGTCTCTCATGGGGAGGAAGATGTCGGCAGAAGATCCATATGAGAAGACGAGGCAGATCTTCAGTGCATTTGATGTACACT GTAAGCTTAAACCCTCTGTCCTGGCTTTCTCTGCCTGATGTATCTGTCAGACTGCCAACAGAGGCAAGTCCTCTCCTATCTGCGGCTGAACAGTTTGCGCTGGATGAGATGTTTGACTGTTTCATCTGCTCCATCACCCCCGTCCTCATCTTCAATGGGGACACGCTGGAAGCTAAAGCGCGCTGA